The following proteins are co-located in the Calliphora vicina chromosome 2, idCalVici1.1, whole genome shotgun sequence genome:
- the LOC135950801 gene encoding speckle-type POZ protein-like, translated as MSNNKDERSVTSELCFKWKVNYDTKQRIESDLYSSNITNLTWKMELCNADEEGQVKIDLCLVSCENSFKGLIKYIILDRNGKESYFKDSNKEQFEQDGVYSTYLIPSDKLTDPANKLLFDDRLTISCRLIIMNDDSLITNTNCSLIADLGNMLENKILSDVILKSKDKHEFRAHKCILAARCDYFATLFETCKKNKFYNMNFDRKTCEAFLLYIYTGKVSVSDELLQPLLKLANKYKLKELKSLCENKLPKKNLPKNI; from the coding sequence ATGTCGAACAATAAAGACGAGAGAAGTGTTACATCGGAACTTTGTTTTAAATGGAAAGTAAACTACGATACGAAGCAGCGCATAGAATCCGATCTGTATTCATCtaatattacaaatttaacATGGAAAATGGAGTTGTGTAATGCTGATGAAGAAGGTCAAGTTAAAATAGATTTGTGTTTAGTTTCATgtgaaaattcatttaaaggCCTTATAAAATACATCATATTAGATCGTAATGGCAAAGAGTCATATTTTAAAGATTCTAATAAAGAACAGTTCGAACAAGATGGTGTATATTCAACATATTTAATTCCAAGTGATAAACTGACGGATCCAGCTAATAAGTTATTGTTCGACGATAGATTGACAATATCGTGTAGACTTATCATTATGAATGATGACTCATTAATTACAAACACTAATTGTTCTTTGATTGCGGATTTAGGAAATATGcttgaaaataaaatactcaGCGATGTAATACTAAAATCCAAGGATAAACATGAATTTAGAGCCCATAAATGTATATTGGCTGCTCGTTGTGATTACTTTGCTACATTATTCGAAACATgtaaaaagaataaattttataatatgaattttgATAGAAAGACTTGTGAGGCATTTTTACTGTATATTTACACTGGCAAAGTTTCAGTTTCAGATGAGTTGTTGCAACCGCTCTTAAAATTAGCAAATAAATATAAGCTCAAGGAACTAAAATCCTTGTGTGAAAATAAACTTCCAAAGAAGAACttgccaaaaaatatttaa